One Carassius auratus strain Wakin chromosome 16, ASM336829v1, whole genome shotgun sequence genomic window carries:
- the smpd5 gene encoding sphingomyelin phosphodiesterase 5 yields MSLRASPFPNVFLEGLHAVGWGLIFPCFWFLDRLLAVCISTSLERMWRREMECYLHPLQVVFGSVLFFVLFVISTPFALLGFVLWAPLQAVRRPFAYHHQEQIIPMEDRNARWEETGKVSFGFVTGNLCLLPDGVARFNNLGHTQKRAAYIGKSIVQGVTRPHIRIFVDSPSSCGVVTPSNSFIPQPPPSSYGSIDVFATNQTEDVPEADGIPNPHKHPPRPADVPVEVSALFPSSVDVVCLQEVFDKRAAMKLTRALAPLYGHVLYDVGVYACHPAGACSAFKFFNSGLFLASRFPVMEAEYRCFPNGRGEDALAAKGLLTVKVEIGLQKGDKRMVGYINCTHLHAPEGEGAVRFEQLNMVTKWINEFQAVTRREDEMVMFDVLCGDFNFDNCSPDDRLEQSHSVFEEYTDPCRAAAGREKPWVIGTLLEQPTLYDENMRTPDSLQRTLETEELRKDYISPPVAVEGVPLVYPEPDEPWTGRRLDYLLYRESSVSSHGKTELEEMTYVTQLAGLTDHVPLAFRLSVSLDTPH; encoded by the exons ATGTCTTTGAGAGCGTCTCCTTTCCCCAATGTCTTCCTGGAAGGCCTCCATGCCGTAGGATGGGGTCTGATCTTCCCTTGTTTCTGGTTCCTGGACCGTCTCCTCGCCGTCTGCATCTCCACCAGTCTGGAGCGCATGTGGCGGCGCGAGATGGAGTGCTACCTCCACCCGCTCCAGGTCGTCTTCGGCTCCGTCCTCTTCTTCGTCCTGTTCGTGATCTCCACGCCGTTCGCGCTGCTGGGGTTCGTGCTGTGGGCGCCGCTGCAGGCCGTACGCCGGCCGTTCGCGTATCACCATCAAGAGCAGATCATTCCTATGGAGGACCGGAATGCTAGATGGGAAGAGACGGGGAAAGTCAGCTTTGGGTTTGTGACGGGAAACCTGTGTCTGCTTCCCGACGGCGTTGCACGCTTCAACAACCTCGGGCACACACAAAAACGCGCGGCGTATATCGGGAAAAGCATCGTCCAAGGCGTCACCCGCCCTCACATCCGTATTTTCGTCGATTCTCCCAGCAGCTGCGGCGTTGTTACGCCCTCCAACAGTTTCATCCCACAACCGCCGCCATCCTCGTACGGATCCATCGACGTTTTCGCGACCAATCAGACGGAAGATGTTCCCGAAGCCGACGGCATTCCCAACCCGCACAAGCATCCGCCTCGGCCCGCCGACGTCCCGGTGGAAGTGTCCGCTCTGTTCCCGTCCTCCGTGGACGTCGTGTGTCTCCAGGAGGTGTTCGATAAGCGAGCTGCTATGAAGCTCACGCGAGCGCTAGCTCCGCTCTACGGACACGTGCTCTACGACGTCGGCGTCTACGCCTGCCACCCGGCTGGAGCGTGCTCGGCTTTTAAGTTTTTTAACAGCGGTTTGTTCCTCGCTAGTCGCTTTCCCGTGATGGAGGCCGAGTACCGCTGCTTTCCCAACGGACGAGGAGAAGACGCTCTGGCTGCTAAAGGACTGCTCACTGTAAAG GTGGAAATCGGGTTGCAGAAAGGTGACAAGAGAATGGTGGGGTATATTAACTGCACTCACCTGCACGCTCCTGAAG GGGAAGGAGCCGTTCGCTTCGAGCAGCTGAACATGGTGACCAAATGGATCAATGAGTTCCAGGCAGTGACCAGACGAGAAGATGAGATGGTGATGTTTGATGTGCTCTGTGGAGACTTTAACTTTGACAACTGCTCTCCTg acGACCGGTTGGAGCAAAGCCACAGTGTGTTTGAGGAGTACACGGATCCCTGCAGAGCCGCAGCCGGCCGAGAGAAGCCCTGGGTCATCG GAACCCTGTTGGAGCAGCCCACGCTGTACGATGAGAACATGAGGACCCCCGACAGCCTGCAGCG GACTCTGGAGACTGAGGAGCTGCGTAAGGACTATATTTCTCCTCCGGTGGCGGTCGAAGGTGTTCCTCTGGTCTATCCTGAGCCTGATGAGCCCTGGACGGGACGCCGGCTGGATTACCTCCTGTATCGAGAGAGCTCAGTCTCCAGCCACGGCAAAACT GAGCTGGAGGAGATGACGTACGTGACGCAGCTGGCTGGACTCACAGATCACGTTCCTCTGGCCTTCAGACTCTCCGTCTCTCTGGACACACCGCACTAA